CCATGATAGCGGTCGGAACCTGCGGCTTCTGTGAAGCCCACTCGAAGTACTACCGCGACTTCGACGCAATCGAGATACAGCAGACGTTTTACCGGATTCTCCAGGAGAAGACCCTGAGGAGATGGAGGGAAGAGGCCCCTGAGGGATTTACCTTTTCAATCAAGGCGTTCCAGGGGGTAACGCATCCCCCGAACAGCCCCACCTGGCGGAGGAGCAACGTCAGGCCGCCGAAAGAGGTGGGTCTTCTCAGGCCGAACCCGGATGGTCTTCACTTCTGGAGGCTGACGCTGAAGGAAGCGGAAACTCTCGGAGCGAGGTTCATATTAATCCAGCTGCCCAGGAGCTTCAAAGAGAACAATGAGAGCTTTGCCAACGCGGAGAAGTTCTTCGGGATCATCGAAAGGAAGGACTTTGAAATAGCCGTCGAGCTGAGGGGCTGGAGCGAGAAAGGTGTTAAACGCTTCGTTCGGGAGTTCGACGTAATAGACGTTACGGACCCCCTGGCCAGAATTCCACTGCACGGGGGCAGTGTTAACTACTACCGCCTGCATGGGCGCTATGAGATGGGAAGAATAGTTTACAGCCACACCTACAGCGACGAGGAGCTTGAGAAGGTAATGGAGAGAGTCCTCGGCTGGAACAGGGAGGAAAGCTTCGTCTTCTTCAACAACTCGAACATGTGTGGGGACGCGAAGAGGTTCAGAGAGATGATTGTGGAGAAAGTTAGAAAGGGTTTATAACTCCCAAGACCGGAAATCCAAACGGTGGAGGATATGGGGGAGGTCACAATTAAGATTCCTCCAGGAGTCAATGAATCACTCTTCAAAAAGTTCCTCGAAAGAGACGCCGAACTGCTCCTTAGAGCCATGAGAAAAAAAGTGAGACCCGGAATGCTCGGTAGGGCCACCGTAGAAGAGCTTGAGGAATACGCTGAGGAGGTTGGGCGTTGATCTACCTGGACGCCAACGTGTTCTACAATTATCTGTTCGAGACGCCGCTAACTAGAAAAACCACAAAGATACTGGAAAAGTATAGAAACGATTCAGCGACATCTTTCTCAACGATTGAAGAGGCAATCTATGTTGTCATGAGAAAGCTCATTGCAGAGAGGGCTGGAATTAAAAACAGGTACGATGCACGGCGCTACCTGAGGACAAAGGATGGAAAAGCCATAGTGGAAGAGTCTTTTGAATCCGTTCTGGCGGTTCTGTTTGAGTACAGCATCGATTTGATTGAGGACATCACGAGCGTGGGCCTTATTGAGATGTATGCGGTAAAGTACGGACTCATGCCGAGAGACGCTCAGATCGTGGCCACGTGCGTAACTCACGGCATCAAAAAGATCGCAACGTTCGATACCGACTTTGATGCAGTGAAAGAATTGGCAGTCATTAGAGAATAAATGAAGGAGATGCTGGCATTAGACATCAAACCCCGGCTTCCTGACCTTTAGAACCTCTCTGTTAACCAGCGTTGGCGGTATTTCGCCGTTCTTGAAAGCTATGAGGTTCCTCGCCACCAGCTCGGCCATACCTTCCCTCGCCCCATGGGTAGCACTGCCGAGGTGAGGAGCAAGGACGACGTTCTTCAGCTTAAACAGCTCCGAATTGTAGTATGGCTCCTCCTCGAAGACGTCCAGACCGGCACCGGCTATCCAGCCCTCCTTAAGGGCCTTTACCAGCGCCTCAGTATCAACGACCTTTCCGCGGGCGATGTTCACCAGTATGGCAGTCGGCTTCATGAGCCTCAACATTTCTTCGTTGATCATGTGGTAGGTCTCCCTCGTGAGCGGAACCGCCAAGACTGTAAAGTCGCTCTCCCTCAAAAGCTCCTCAAGCGGCTTGAACTCCGCCTCAAGCTCCTTCTCGACCTCGGGCTTCCTTGAGCGGGCGTTGTAGAGTATCCTCATGCCGAATCCTAGCGCTCTTTTCGCTATCGCCTGACCTATCCTGCCGAAGCCGATTATTCCGATGGTCTTGCCATAGACGTCGTGGCCGAGGTACATCAAAGGATGCCAGGCCACACCGCGCCTCTTCCACTCACCGGAGCGAACGAAGTTATCGGCCTCAACTAACCTTCTGGCGGTGGCCAGGA
This window of the Thermococcus siculi genome carries:
- a CDS encoding DUF72 domain-containing protein, with translation MIAVGTCGFCEAHSKYYRDFDAIEIQQTFYRILQEKTLRRWREEAPEGFTFSIKAFQGVTHPPNSPTWRRSNVRPPKEVGLLRPNPDGLHFWRLTLKEAETLGARFILIQLPRSFKENNESFANAEKFFGIIERKDFEIAVELRGWSEKGVKRFVREFDVIDVTDPLARIPLHGGSVNYYRLHGRYEMGRIVYSHTYSDEELEKVMERVLGWNREESFVFFNNSNMCGDAKRFREMIVEKVRKGL
- a CDS encoding PIN domain-containing protein, producing MIYLDANVFYNYLFETPLTRKTTKILEKYRNDSATSFSTIEEAIYVVMRKLIAERAGIKNRYDARRYLRTKDGKAIVEESFESVLAVLFEYSIDLIEDITSVGLIEMYAVKYGLMPRDAQIVATCVTHGIKKIATFDTDFDAVKELAVIRE
- the gyaR gene encoding glyoxylate reductase gives rise to the protein MKPKVFITRRIPENGIELLRKHFEVEVWEDEHEIPREVLLERVRNADALVTMLSERIDAEVFDAAPRLRIVANYAVGYDNIDVEEATRRGIYVTNTPDVLTNATADFAWTLLLATARRLVEADNFVRSGEWKRRGVAWHPLMYLGHDVYGKTIGIIGFGRIGQAIAKRALGFGMRILYNARSRKPEVEKELEAEFKPLEELLRESDFTVLAVPLTRETYHMINEEMLRLMKPTAILVNIARGKVVDTEALVKALKEGWIAGAGLDVFEEEPYYNSELFKLKNVVLAPHLGSATHGAREGMAELVARNLIAFKNGEIPPTLVNREVLKVRKPGFDV